The genomic window ACCAACTGAGCTACTTTTCCTATTGAAATTTTGTGTTTTTGATTGTGGAAAAGGCGGGACTCGAACCCGCGACCCCGTCGTGATGAGCGAAGTAACACTATTCTACGGCACTTGTTTATTTGATGCAGATAAGGTAAAAAGCGGAAAAGGGATGCTCTTTTCAGAGCGTCGCTCTTACCCGTTTCCGGGCAGGGAGCGGGCAATTCTACATCTGCGGGAGACTTACGCTTTCTTACGAAAACTTTTGCCCGGTTGGTTTTCAACCCAACTTCACCAGTTCGGTCGCCCGAATTACGCTACCTTAGGACCGTTATATTTACGAAGTACCCTTTTTCTACGACACTTATCTGTAATTTTTAATTAAAAAGAGGCAACAGACGGGAAAACCTTTATATAAACCGTTCAGGTTTATTCTGGAGTCGAACCAACATCATAAGATTAACCGAAGTAGGTTTTCTCTGACGGCACTCTTTGGTTTATATCAGGGTAACTTTTCGTACAGACACTTACGGCTTACGTCCTACTCTTTAGACGACTGTTTTTCACAGGCAGGATCGGAACCTGCATCTTAAGCCTGGAACGAAGTATTTCTGTACTACGACACCCGATATGAATTTATATTGTAATAAGAGGCAAAAAGCGAAAAAGCAGACATGCACCTGATCCCTACTTTTATTCGGGAAATTGCACCTGTTCATAGATTTCTGAGGTCTATATTTTATCCGAAGTAAGCCTTTTCTACGGCACTCTTTTGTTTTTAAATCAAGGTAATAATGATAGAATCTTCCGTTCATCTGCTCTACCGGCTGAGCTACATCCCGCTTACAACAGGGATGGCAGGAATCGAACCTGCGACCCAATGGTTAAATATCGAAGTATGATTCTAAAACGACACTTAATTTTTATACTTTTTGTATATTTTTCTAAAATTACAAGGCAAAGAGTAATAAAAGCTGTCTTAAAAACGTCTAGCCACTCGACCACACCTTCCGGCGAAAGGATTTGAACCTTTGTAAAAATCGAAGTAACTTTTATTTACGGCACTTGTAAGTAATGGTAAACCGAGCAAAATTCAGGAAGAGGCTTTTTTCAATTTGGATTCGAAGGAACTCTTTCGTACGGCATCGGTTGTTTTAAGTTTTTATGGTTATTGTTTTAAAGTTGTTGCTTTAGTGCGCATTTTTTACGCCGTTGAATGTATTTAAAAAACCAAGTAACAGGTTATAAAAGTTTTTGAATTCAGTTCAAATTAAAAGTTTGACGATGGAACTCTTATGATAACGACATTGGTTTATTCAAACAGGGCGATGCAGCGAAAAGACTCTTATTCAAGTGGAAATCGAAGGAATTTTTTTCTTACGGCACCGGTTAGTTTTTTTAAGCAAGGTAAAAAGCAGACAGAGACTTATCGGCAGAGCGATACCCTTACGCCATTCCTTAAAGGAAACAGGATTCGAACCTGTATTGCTGCCCCCTGAAGTAACTCTGTTTTACGACACTTGCTTTTTTAAGTTTTCATGGTTGTTGTTATTTGTTGAAGCAAAATTATACGGTTAGTGCGCATTGTTTTTACGCAGTTGAAATTATTTTTATTTTTTTTATTTCAATCCGGAAATTATTTCTGAAATACCTTCTGCATCTTTAATGTTCATCCTGGTTAAAATATTCAAAATTTTATTCTTAAAGTGTATAGGATGACTTCTTACTCTTTCAAATCCATATTTTAATTCAGTTTCACTAATCCTCAAAACAGGTTTTATATCTATGGAATTGTCCAAACTTACTTCAGTATAATCTGAAAACAGGATTTCCTCATTTTCTTTTTTATAGAAAATCCAAGGATGTCCAATTTCCAGAATTTTCCATTCGTCTGAAGGATTTTTAAAAATTTTTTCCCATTCTGAAATATCCCTTAAATCTCCACAACATGTGGGTTTGATTAAGATTTTTTCATCCTTCATTAGAACAATACCTCCATTAAAAGGCACCATTATATTTTCAGGGCCTTCCATATCTGCTTGTTCTAAAAGCTCGATTAAAATAATTTGTAAATTTTCATCATCAATAGTTTCTGTGTCAATAAAACAAGAGCCTTTTTCGACGCTATCCAAATCCAAATTAAGCAATGTCTGAGACTTTATCCATGCCTGAAACCAATCTTCAGGACTTTGATGATCAGAAATTTCCGATATATCGAAGTCTTCTTTCGGATATTTTAAAGGAGAAACTTCGATGACATTAATAAACCGAATCATGGTTGCAAAATTTTTATTATTATAAATGGTGCCTGTTACAGCACCACTTTTTAATTATTTCCACCGGGTATTCCGGTATTTTTTCCAGTTTCTCTGAAACTTATACTGCTTTGCATTCACTGTTTCAATGCCGTGCGGAAAGCACCAGGAACACCCCATTTCTATTCCATATATAATCCGGGAAATTCGGACATTTGAGATTTTCTGTGGAAAATGAATTAATCCGTATTCATTAACTCCAAAAGCTTTTTTTAATGATTTACATTTTTTCATAAGTATTGAGTATTTAACTCAATACAATGCTCCTTTAAGAAATGGTTTATAATAATTCATGATTCCTTATTATTTGTAATTATAAAAATATTTTAAGTTCAGATCAATTTATCTAGTCATTTTACGTTGAAACAAAGAACCCAAAAGTTCAAGGCTTGAAAACTCCGGCTAAAAATTCTAAACTTGCGTAAATCTAATACTTGGTTTTCGTTTTTTACCATTGGGTCTTTCCTAGCCCCGATTGCAACGGCATCCTTTTTCTGCAAGGGCTTTAAAAAAAAGCGCCGGCGAAAAAGATACAGTGGAAAGCGGGATCAGGCTCCTGAAAAAATCTATGGTAGGCATACATCATTCATCACCCATTTAAAAGCAGTGCCTGTTACAGCACCACTTTTTTAATCATTTCCACGGCTGATTTCCGGTCTTCCAGGGCATTCAGGACATCGAAAATTTTATCGGACCAACCTGCGATCAGGTAAACGTCATTTTTTCTGACATCCAACGGCTGTTTTCCGTAGCCCGCCAGGTCAAAAATATAGAGTTTTGTCTCCGGATTGAATCTTTTATACTGATTCCAGGAATCTTCAAAAGAATTCCGCGTTACGTTGCTGTTCCACAGCTGGGTATCGGTGAAGAGCATTACTTTATTTACTTTTTCTCTTCTGTTCAGCAGATCTTCGATCACGAGGTAACCGTTGGTAGAGTATCCTACTTCACCTTCCCTTTTGTAGAAGGCATCCACATTTCTCAGAATTCCGTTTTTAGGCATCGGAACCCGTTTCCAGGTGTCACCGAACATTCCGGAGATGACGTTTTTGCACTGTGACTGCAGCATCATCGACATCAGCAGGCCAATATCGTACAACAGTACTTTGGATTTCGGAGAAACCGGCTGCTGCATCGATCCCGATACGTCGGCCGCAATAACCAAGGAAGTATCAAAACCAAAACCTTTGATGTTTTTGGCACTTACCGTCACCGCATCTTCTAATGCTGCAAGAACAGACGAAAGATAAGGTGAATCGATGGTTTTCAGTTCCCTGTACGCCGCCAGGAACCTGAACGGCAGCTGCTTTGAATTTCGTACCGCTTTTTCATCTGACAGATACCTGCATACTTTCTCCATCGCCTGAGAAGAAACATTTGCTTCCAGAATATTTCTCAGGTTCCTCAGGGTCGCCATATATCCCAGCTTGTTGCTGAAAACCAGTTCTTCCCATTTGTTTTTAAAAGCTGCTTTTCTTTCAGCCTCATCGGCAAATTTGGTTTGTCCCAAGACGGAAAGTTCTACTTCCCATGTATAAGGGGTTTCCAGCGAGTCGTTTACGATTTTATTGAAAATAGCCTGCTGGCTTTCATCTTTTGCTTTCGGGTGAACGAGAAACAGCGCATCTTTCAGGGTAACCTCCGCTTTCCTGTTGTATTTGGCAAACTGGTATTCGTCAAATTTATTGAAAGATTTTACCAAACCTTTCTGAATTTGCTTTGAAAGTTTATTCAGCTTTTTCAGATCCGTTCTTTCATTGGCCATCTGGTAATACGCCAGCAATTCGGTGATTTCATCCGCTCTCTGGATGACGCCGTCAACGGTTCTGCTTACGAGGTCGGTACCTGAAGCTTTCTTAGCCAATTCGGTCGTCAATACCAAAGGAATGGAACGCAAGTACATATTTTTTCTGGCATAAACCGCCAGTTTGGCTACGAATTCCGGATCGTTCTTCCGGATCAGGGATTGTATTCTGGCCAGCCTTTCATTTCCTTTTTCATAGGTGGTATTTGATAATCCTGTTGTTACAACAGCACTGTACAGCTCTTCTGCCGGCGTCATGGTATAGGCTTTGGCACCTTCGTAGTTCGTTACTACATTATCCGATTTTCTTAAAAAATTAAATTTCATGGTTACTGTTTTTTTGTTAAACATATCAGAGGATTATCAGTTCCTCCCTGATTTCTGATGCAAAGTAAGCGTGCATTTACGCAATCTTTTTGCGCAGTATAATTTTTTTTGAAAAAGTTTTTATTTTTTTTGATTTAACCACTAATGACACTAATCTTTTTGCGCGAATAACACAAATGATTGGAGACAACTTGTGTAACTAAAGAATATAATTTATCTATCATTCATTTTATATAAAGGGATTGAGGATTTAAAATTTTTGAAGATGCATTTTATAGCTTTGTTTCATTCAAATAATAGCAATGATTAAAGGATTATACGAAACCCACATTCAGGTAAGCGACCTGGAATATGCGATTGAATTTTATACCGTCGTTCTGGGATTGGAACTGGCGCACCGGGATGAAGCCCGCCCGATTGCCTTTTTATGGATCGGGAAAAACAAAGAATCCATGCTGGGATTGTGGGAACAGAAAGAAAATCTGCAGACGCGGCATTTTGCTTTTACCGTTGATCAGGAAGACCTTCTGAATCACTCTGTTGAATTTTTAAAAAATAAAGATCTGAAACCTTATAACTTCCTGGAAGACGGAAGCGAGAAGCCCATGGTTTTTGCCTGGATGCCTGCTCTGGCAGTCTATTTTAAAGATCCGGACGGAAACCAGCTGGAATTTATATCTATTCTGGAAGGTGAAGGGCGGCCGGAACTGGGAGTGGTTTCATATGAGGAGTGGCAGGAGAAAAATAAAAACAGATTTAAAATTTAAATTTGTTCCGGTTACTTACTTTTGATTTTATTAATCGGATTGGCATCCGATTCCAGTGTAAACCGTCCCTGCGTAACTCTTTTGATTTTAAAACAAGACAGGCTTTGCTTTCGCAAAACCCGCCTCTATAATAACAGTTACTAGTTTTTATTTTGTGAAGATCTCTTTCAGCTGAGAAACAATGTTGCTGTTTCCGGAAACGGTAATATCTCCAATTTTGTCGGCGATTTTTTCCATATATTCCATTTCCTTCAGTTTCCAGAGTACTTCGTTCTCTTCCATCAGCTTTGCCGTATTCAGCAGGCTTCTGGTAGACGCGGTTTCTTCCCGTCTCATAATGCTGTTGGCCTGGGCCTTTTTCTCTGCAATCAAAACCTGGTTCATGATGTCCTTCATTTCCCCTGTTAAGATTACATCTCTTATTCCCGCATCAGAAGCTTTCAAGCCCAATTCATCGGCCTTGCTGCCCAAATTTCCAAGAATTTCTTTTCCTACGGAATCTTTTTTCAACAGCAGTTCGTCCAATGTTAGAGCCCCGACGAATTCACGTAAAGCCAACTGCATCAGAATATATAATTGCTTATCATATTCTTTGTTCTCCATCAGTGCTTTCTGAATATTTGCCACCTGAAAACGTACATAAAAATTGATCCTGAGCATAGCTTTATCTTTGGTCAATAGTTCCTGACCGGCGATTTCCATCTGCTGCATCCTGGTATCAATCGATTTTACTTCTATGGAAGTTTCGTTGTTCCAGAAGTAATACGTTCCTGCCTCCAGAATTCTGTTTAACTTTCCGTCAATCAGCAAAAGACCTTTGTATTGATTGGTGATTACGAATTTTCTTATAAAATTTTTCAGTTTCATATTTTCCAGAATCGTTCTGGGAATCTTTTCTGTAATTTCCACTTTCGTTAAGTCTGCTTTCTGAAATTCCCTGTTTAAAATTCCTTTCCAGAAAGCATATTGCCCGACCTGCAGAACTTCTTTAAAAATTCCGTTTTCGTATACCAATACTATTTCCCCATCTTTTACCTCCACGACTTCGAGCATGGATTTCAGGTTTTCGTTTTTCAATAAGAGATTAAGATCGGCACCTGACTTGAACAAAGCTTTCATATCATACACCTCCACCGATTTATTTCCGAAAATCCAGAAACTGCCTTCTTTAAGAATATCGGTTAAGTTTCCGTTCCTGAAAACCAACCCCCGCTCATATGCTTTAATCTGTACATTTTTTATCATGACTATATTTTTAATGGTTATCATTTTAATTAAAAAGTAAATCCGGAATCTCTTCTTCCAAAAACGGCGGAAGAAAAGCCATTCTGAAAAATTCATAAATCTCAGCATCTTATTTTCGAAATCATTTCTCAATGTTCAGATTTTGGCCGTGTCCCTTGCCCTGGCTTAACCAACAACCCGGGTCGCTACGTTCACTGCTATCTTTTTTGCAGGCAAAAAAGGATATCCGTTATCATCGCTCACGGAGAAAACCGTCCTTTTTAGAAAACTCATTCAAGAATGATTGATCTTCGTATCTATTTCATTTTCAGAAAAATATCTTTTCTCACAGGCTTTTTCAAAATGTTGATTTGACAACTGAAAAAATCCCGGATTTTTTCCGAATATTTTTAATGAGAATATTCAAACTCGAAAAAAAAATAGATTTTGAGTCTATTTTCAACTACAGTTATTGTGTAGTACTCTAACCAACTGAGCTACCTCATCCGAAACGAGGGTGGGAGTCGAACCCACGCATAAAAATCTATTGTTCTACCATTTGAACTACATCCCCATTCAGGAGATAGAAGGACTCGAACCTTCAACCCATAGAGCCGTAAGATTTTTCTGGCTAAATCTCTGAAACCTTCAGGTCAAGCTGAACAGAACGAAATCATGTTCCTCAACAAATTCTTCTGCAATGGTGTTATCCAGAAACACTCAACAAGACCTGCCTGATATTTTGACTAAAATCCGTTTTTCAAAATTTTAGTGTTGTTTTGTTTTGATGATGCAAAGTAAGACAACCTGTGCGTAATGTTTTTGCGTAGTAAAAATTTTTATTTTTCCCGCCGGATGTTACCGTATTTCACCCTTTCAGGGCTTGGATTAACTGTGCTTTTTGATGACATCGGGCTATACCCGATGCTGGTGTATGTCGCCCTTTCAGGGCTGACGATTATTCCTTTTATTTAGACATCTCTTACGATCAGCTTTGCTTT from Chryseobacterium sp. SORGH_AS_0447 includes these protein-coding regions:
- a CDS encoding TROVE domain-containing protein, which gives rise to MKFNFLRKSDNVVTNYEGAKAYTMTPAEELYSAVVTTGLSNTTYEKGNERLARIQSLIRKNDPEFVAKLAVYARKNMYLRSIPLVLTTELAKKASGTDLVSRTVDGVIQRADEITELLAYYQMANERTDLKKLNKLSKQIQKGLVKSFNKFDEYQFAKYNRKAEVTLKDALFLVHPKAKDESQQAIFNKIVNDSLETPYTWEVELSVLGQTKFADEAERKAAFKNKWEELVFSNKLGYMATLRNLRNILEANVSSQAMEKVCRYLSDEKAVRNSKQLPFRFLAAYRELKTIDSPYLSSVLAALEDAVTVSAKNIKGFGFDTSLVIAADVSGSMQQPVSPKSKVLLYDIGLLMSMMLQSQCKNVISGMFGDTWKRVPMPKNGILRNVDAFYKREGEVGYSTNGYLVIEDLLNRREKVNKVMLFTDTQLWNSNVTRNSFEDSWNQYKRFNPETKLYIFDLAGYGKQPLDVRKNDVYLIAGWSDKIFDVLNALEDRKSAVEMIKKVVL
- a CDS encoding VOC family protein, encoding MIKGLYETHIQVSDLEYAIEFYTVVLGLELAHRDEARPIAFLWIGKNKESMLGLWEQKENLQTRHFAFTVDQEDLLNHSVEFLKNKDLKPYNFLEDGSEKPMVFAWMPALAVYFKDPDGNQLEFISILEGEGRPELGVVSYEEWQEKNKNRFKI
- a CDS encoding slipin family protein, yielding MIKNVQIKAYERGLVFRNGNLTDILKEGSFWIFGNKSVEVYDMKALFKSGADLNLLLKNENLKSMLEVVEVKDGEIVLVYENGIFKEVLQVGQYAFWKGILNREFQKADLTKVEITEKIPRTILENMKLKNFIRKFVITNQYKGLLLIDGKLNRILEAGTYYFWNNETSIEVKSIDTRMQQMEIAGQELLTKDKAMLRINFYVRFQVANIQKALMENKEYDKQLYILMQLALREFVGALTLDELLLKKDSVGKEILGNLGSKADELGLKASDAGIRDVILTGEMKDIMNQVLIAEKKAQANSIMRREETASTRSLLNTAKLMEENEVLWKLKEMEYMEKIADKIGDITVSGNSNIVSQLKEIFTK